The Acidimicrobiales bacterium DNA segment CCACGGCGACACCACCGCCACAGCCGACGCCACCGGTGCCAAGAACGGGTCGACGTTGACGTACGACCCGTTCGGGCAACAACTCGCCGGCACACCGGACAACTCGGACGGCAACTACGACTACGGCTGGCTCGGCTCCAAACAACGCGGCCTCGAACACGAAGCCGACATCAACACCATCGAAATGGGCGCCCGCCAATACGTCCCCGGACTCGGCCGCTTCCTCGAAACCGACCCCATAGAAGGCGGCAGTGCAACTGCGTACGACTACACGAATCAGGACCCTGTTAACGGCAGCGATCTAGACGGCAACTCGGCAAAGAACCAGTTTGGGTGCGGCGTGAACTGGCCTGACGGCGATCGGCCCTATCTCCGGTCGAGTTCGGGCCGTACCCGTGTTGGCCAGAAGGCCCGTTTCCACTGCCCGCACAACCCGGGGACGATGCGGCTAACCATCACCGTCTACCGAAAGAAGGGATGGTTCTGGGCCGAGAACATGGGGTCGCAGAGCTACACCTTGACGGGCGGCGGCGACACGCTTCGGCCGAAGGACTTCTCCGCGAGGTGCGCTGGCGGAACCCACACCTACTGGGCGATCGTCGTAGCGGAGGCCTGGTCGCCTGATGGAAAATACTCTCGCTACAGCTACATGACACCGTCAGTGCGACTGACATGTTGAGCGACAAGCAAGGAATCCGCCTCGAACTCGGTGGCTCGATGATCGTAGGTGGCTCACGCCTTGCGTGGTCCGTGCTGGTTGGCTCGAAGCGCGGGGTCCCGGCTGATGAGCCACCCGACGCCGATGAGATCGTCTGGGGCGCCGAAGCCTGGGACCAAGAACGTCGCTTGCAATACGTGATGCGGCTCACGGCGAAGCCGCACCTGACGGAGAGCGAGACTCCGGAGGCCCCGGCGGATACTCGCGAAGGCGTACTCCTGGACGTTTCCGGCCAATCAGGAGACGTTCGGGTCCGCGTCCTCGGTATCAGCGGAACTACGACGGCCGGGGGTGAGTATGACGACAGCTCTACCCCGACGATTCCAGGCCACGATCTGATCTTCTCGCTTGAGACCGGCAACCAGTGGCTCGGCCTCTTCGCTCCTTTTCCCACCGAGCGATAAGCCGAACGGCGATGACTTGTTTGCTTGTTGTCGATCCCGTAGAAGGCGGCTCAGCCAACAACTACGACTACGTCAACGCCGACCCGATTAACGCGTTCGACGTCGCTGGCACGTGCGGAACATTTGGCAGTCCATTCAAGGGGTGCGGCAAAGGGCATCCGCGCCACAGAGGTTTCCTCGGAGGCATCTTCGGGAAAGCGTTCGGCGGGCTTGGGTTCCAGGGCAACTTCTGCGCTGGATACGGAGTGGCGTGGTGCGGCGCCGCCGGAGGGAGTGTCCACGACCAGTATTACGCCGCACAAGGATCCGGACATGGGTTCGGCTGGAGCGGGCCCAGTGCAGGAATAACGTGGCAAAGCGGAAAGTCGTCGAGCTCCGGGAACTGTCACTCCGCAGGCGTAGCGCTGATCAGTTTTTCGTCCTGTTACGGCGGACATCGCGTGTACGGCGTCTTCATTGGATTCGGGACAGGCGGCTACTTCCACACCCGGTATAGATCCAAGTCGACAACCCCGACTCGGACGGGGCCTAGCGGATGGTGATCGCCCAAACGGCGGCCCATGCGTCATTCGCCTTCGGCGCAACGATGGTGGGAATCGCCGTCGTTCTGGTTGGTCTTGGAAACATGGCAGGACGGCGCGTCGCGAAGGCAGTGTGGGGCCCGCTCGGGTCGGAGAGAGCAATTTGGTTTCGGGCGGGTTTGTTCTTCTTGCCGTATTGGTTAGCGCTCGCCATCACGGCGCTCGGAGTGACCATCATTGTGATCGGCGCAGCCTCAGCTTCACTGGCCTGAGCGATGTCCTGCTTTTGGGTGTGGACGGCCCGTGTTCGGCGGTCTGGCTCGCGCTCGCTGTGTATGGCGGGCGCGTCGTATCGCGGACCGCGATCGGAAGCCGCTGGAGCAACCGCACACGCTTCGTACTCATCAACACGCGTGCGGTGAGTGCGGTTGGGCTTCGCGTTGGCCTGAAGACCGCATACCTGAACCGGGGCGGTTGGCGAGACCACCTACTGGACGGATTCGCATGATGCTTCGTCGCAGGTCACAGCACCTGATCCGCCGTACCCTCACCCGACGGAGCGCACGCCGCTCTCGTTGAGATGGGGCACACCGGACCGGTTCGCCTGTACGTGCTCGAGCTTGCGAGCCATCGCCTGTCACTGGTCGCGGAGTGTGAAAACTCGCCGCATGTGCTCTGGTCACGCGACGGCAAAACTCTAATCGTCACGGCCGAAAACGAAGCTGGCGAGTACGTGCTCCAGATAGGGAACGCGGACGACGCCTGGCGACTGCGTGAGGTCATCCGCGGCGACCTTCCGCTACCGCTGCTCGAGATCTAGCGAGCGAACCGGGATCTGCCGCACCGTGAGTCATCCGGCCTCAACGGCAGAACCACACGTCCTCGCTGTTGGCAGCCAGTCGGATCGTCCAGGAGAACTTCGTTCCAAGACTCGCCGGTGCGCCCTGAAGAGCGTCCCGCGGACGCTCGTCGGGCCGCCCCAGCTGACTTTCTGACATCTACGCGCGCCCGGGCGTACGCAGATGTCAGAAAGTCGGGGGTGGGGGGCGTTACTCGCTGACGCCTTTGGGGGCGCGCTGTTTCATGAAGCCGAACATGTAGCCGGCGACGCGGCGCATCTGGATTTCTTCGGCGCCTTCGGTGATGCGGTAGCGGCGGTGGTGGCGGTAGATGTGCTCGAAGGGCATGTGGCGTGAGTAGCCGAGGCCGCCGTAGGTCTGCATGGCGCGGTCGGCCGCGTCGCAGCACAGGCGGTTGGCGAAGTAGTTGCACATCGACACCTGCTCGGACTGGGAGAACGCGCCGTACTTGTCCATCTTCCACGCCGTCTCGCGGATGAGCGAGCGCAGCATGGTCGCCTGGGTGTTCAGCTCGACGAGGGGGAACTGCACGCCCTGGTTGTGCGAGAGCGGCTTGCCGAAGGGCTTGCGCTCGTTCGCGTAGTTGACGGCCATGTCGATGCAGTACTGCGCAGCACCGAGCGACGACGCCGCCTGGCGGATGCGGTTCTCGTTGAAGAACAGCTGGGTGACGCCGAGGCCGCGGCCCTCGCCGCCGAAGATCGCCGAGTGCGGCACCCGCACGTCGGTGAGCCGGATGTGGCCGTGATCGGTGGGCATGTTGAAGGTCCACAGGTACTCGAGGACTTCGAAGCCGGGGGCGTTGGTCGGCACGAGGAAGGCGGTGATGCCCTCGCCGTCGCCGGGCTGGCCCGACGTGCGCGCCATGATCATGTCGTACTGGGCGCGGTGGATCCCGGTGTTCCACGTCTTCTCGCCGTTGATGATCCACTCGTCGCCGTCGCGCACGGCGGTGGTCTCCATCCACGTGGCGTCGGAGCCGTGGTTGGGCTCGGTGATGCCGAAGGCGAAGCCGCCGGTCCCCTCGAGCAGCTTGGGCACCCACTCGGCCTTCTGCTCGTCGGTGCCGTGCTCGAGCATCAACAGCAGCCCGACGTTGTTGCCCACGATCGAGTTCTCGTTCTGGAGGTCGTTGTGCAGGCCGAGGCCTTTGTGGGCCAGGTGCTCGCGGATCACGGCCATGCCGAGGTTGGTACCGTCCTTGCCGCCGTATTCCTTGGGGAAGGCGTAGCGGTAGTGGCCGGCTTCATCCGCGAGGTTGCGCATCTGGTGCAGCAGGGCCTCCCATTCCTCGTTGGGCAGGCCGCCGCGATCCCAGTCGGTGCGGGCGTCCTCGCGCCGGTGATCGAAGAAGCGGATGTTGTCGTCCTTGTTCTCGAGCGGCTTGATGACCGTCTCGATAAAGTCGTCGAGTTCGGCGAGGTAGTCGACGAGATCCTGCGGCAGATCGAAGTCCATGCCTGCGGACTGTAGGGAACCCAAAGTGGGTAGTGCGCCCACGCTGGGTGCGGGGCGGATCCTTAGGAGGAGCGATGCTCAAGAAACCACTGGTCTTCGGTGGCGTGGTCCTCGGCAGTCTCGCGGTGATGCCCGGTTTGGCGTTCGGACTCCCCCTCGTCGGCTTCGGCGGGACTCCGGGGTCCAACGGCGGCGTCGGGGGTTCGGGCGGCGACGCCATCGTGCTTCCGTCGGCGGTCAACGTCGGCGGCAACGGCGGGCCCGGCGGTGCGGGCGGCAGCGGTGGGCCGGGCCAGTGGGCCTGGATCGCGGCGGGCGACGGCGGACTCGGCGGTCAGGCTGGCAACGGCGGCCCCGGCGGCGAGGCTCGTGCCTTCATCGGCAACCACACCGTCGGCAGTCCGGCCGCGGTCGGCGGCAACGGCGGTGACGGTCGCACCGGCGGTAACGGCGGCCTCGGCGGCAGCGCCCTGCTCTTCGCCGGCGACGGCGGGGCCGGCGGGCGCGGCGGACGCGGCGGGGCCGGCGGTGACGCCACGGCGCGCGTCGGCAACTTCAGCACAGGCTCGGCGAGCGCGGTCGGCGGCAACGGCGGCAACGGCGCGCTCGGCGGCCTCGGCGCCCTCGGCGGCAACGCCCTGTTGCGTGGCGGCGACGGCGGCGGCGGTGGAAACGGTGGCGCCGGTGGCGCCGGCGGCGCGGCGCTCGCCACGGTCGGCGACACCAGCACCGGCTCGCCGGACGCGGTGGGTGGCAACGCCGGCAACGGCGGCGCGGGCAACGACGGCGCCGCCGGCGGCTTCGGCCTCTTCGGTGGCAACGGCGGCAACGGCGGACGCGGCGGGGCCGGCGGCGACGGTGGCGACGCCCGCGGCGTCGTCGGCGTCGGCAGCACCGGCGATCCGATCGCGGTCGCCGGCAACGGTGGCAATGGCGGCGCCGGTGGCAACGGTGGCGCCGGCGGTGCCGGCTTCCTCCTCGGCGGCGACGGCGGCAACGGCGGCAATGGCGGCCGGCGCGGCGTCGGCGGCGACGCCACCGCGCACATCGGTGCCGGCAGCACCGGCACGCCCACGCTGGTTGACGGCACCAACGGCACGCGGGGTGACGGCGGCGACGGCGGCAACGGGGCCAACGGCTTCCTCGTCGGCGGCAACGGTGGCAACGGCGGCAACGGCGCGACCGGTGGCGACGGCGGCAACGGCGGCAGCGGCCTGCTCGTCGGCGGCACCGGCGGTCACGGAGGCAACGGCACCAACGGACCGAACGGCACCGACGGCAGCGACGGCTCCGGACTGCTGAACACCGTTGACGCCACGTTCGGCACCAACACCGTGGCGCCCGTCAGCACGGCGTTTCACTCCGTGAGCGACAGCCTCGGTTTTTAGAAGGCCAGTAGGCGGTACGCCGTAAAGGCGATACCGAACACGATCAGGAAGACGCCGAAGATGCGGCGTTGCACGCCGGCGCCGAATCCCGACGAGTAGTGACCACCGATCACGCTCGTCGGGATCACGCCGGCGGCGAACCAGGCGGCGACCGACCAGTCCACGTGGCCGAGGGCGGTGTGGGTGATCAGCGTCGGGATCGACAGCACCGCCACCACGATGAGCGAGGTGCCGACGGCCTGGCGCATGCGCAGCCCGAACACCAACAGATAGAGGGGCATCAGCAGGAAGCCGCCGCCGTTGGCCAGCAGTCCCGTCATGAAGCCGACGCCGGCGGTGGCGGCGACGAGCAGCGGGCGGTTCTGGCGCCGGGCGGTGCCGACCTCGCGGGCGGCGTCGGTGATCGGCATGATCACCCGCACCCCGACCACCACGAGCATGACGCCCGAGAGCACGAGCAGCCCGTCGCCCCCCACGACCTTGGAGGCCAGAGCGCCGAGGACCGTCGCCGGCACCGCGCCGAGCAGCGACCAGGCGGCGGCTTTGGGCCGCGCCTCGCCGGATTTGAGGTAGGGGCGCACGGCCAGCAGGGCGCCGGGGATGGTCGCCGGCAGCGGGCTGGCGACCGCCGCGAGCGCCCGCACACCAGCCAGCGACAGCGCCGGGGTGGCGACGGAGGATCCGCCCACACCGAACAGTCCGATCAAAACGCCGATCGCCGCGCCTACGGCGACGACGACGGCGACGTGCACCAGGTAAAACTAGATGCATGTCAGATCTGTCCATGATCATTGGCGGCGAACGCGCTCCCACCGAAGGCACGTTCGGCGTCATCAACCCCGCGACCGGCGAGGTGTTCGCCCAAGCCCCCGATTGCTCCAAGGAGCAGCTCGACGCCGCCTTCGACGCGGCCAAGAAGGCGCAGCTCGACTGGCGCCGCGACGAAGACGCCCGCCGCCAGGCGCTGCGCGACGCGGCGAACAAGATGTTCGCCAGCGCCGGCGACATCGCGCCGATCCTGATGAGCGAGCAGGGCAAGCCGCTGGCCAAGGCGGGCGAAGAGGTCTTCGGCGCCGGCATCTGGTTCAACTACTACGCCGACCTCGAGGTCGAGCCGCTCAAGATCCAGGAGGACGACTTCGCCGTCGCCCACATCCACCGCCGCCCACACGGCGTCGTGGCCGCCATCACGCCGTGGAACTTCCCGCTGGTGCTGGCGTCGTGGAAGATCGCCCCGGCGCTGCGCGCCGGCAACACGATGGTGCTCAAGCCGTCGCCGTACACGCCGCTGGCCACCCTCAAGATGGTCGAGCTGCTCAACGAGGTGCTGCCGCCGGGCGTGCTCAACGTCGTCACCGGCGGCGACGAGCTGGGCAAGTGGATGACCGCGCACCCGACGCCGCGCAAGGTGTCCTTCACCGGTTCGGTGGCCGCGGGCAAGCACGTGTACGCCGCTTGCGCCCCTGACCTCAAGCGCGTCACGCTCGAGCTCGGCGGCAACGACCCCGCCATCGTGCTCGACGACGTCGACGTCGAAGCGACGGCCGAGAAGGTGTTCCGCGGTGCGTTCGAGAACTGCGGCCAGATCTGCTCGGCGATCAAACGGGTGTACGTGCCCGAGTCGATCCACGGCCAGTTCGTCGAGGCGCTCGCCGCCAAGGCCGCCGCGCTCAAGGTGGGCGAAGGCACCGAAGAGGGCGTCGAGATGGGTCCGATCAACAACGCGCCGCAGTTCGAGCGCGTGAAGGAACTCGTGGCCGACGCCATCGCCGGCGGTGCCACCGCCGTCACCGGTGGCGCACCGATGGACCGTCCCGGCTACTTCTTCCAGCCGACGATTCTCGACAACGTGCACGACGGCTCGCGCATCGTCGACGAGGAGCAGTTCGGCCCCGCCCTGCCCGTCATCCCCTACCGTCACCTCGACGAGGCGATCGACCGCGCCAACGCCACCCACTTCGGCCTGTCGGGCTCGGTGTGGGGCGCCGACATCGACAAGGCCAACGCCGTGGCCGATCAGCTCGAGTGCGGCACGTCGTGGGTCAACGCCCACCTGGTGCTCCAGCCGCATCAACCCTTCGGCGGCTTCAAGTGGAGCGGCGTAGGTGTGGAGAACGGCCCGTGGGGTCTCGACGCCTTCACCGACATCCAGGTGCGGTACACGTCGAAGATCTAACGGTCCGTGTGGACTGAGAAGAACATCCCGGCGCTTGACGGCAAGACCGCCGTCATCACCGGGGCGAACTCCGGCCTCGGCTTGGCCGCGGCCACCGTGCTCGCCGCCCACGGCGCGCGGGTGATCATGGCGTGCCGGAACGCGGCGAAAGCCGCGTCGGCCGCCGAGCACGTCCGTCAGACGGCGACCGGTCCAGTCGAGGTGATCTCGCTGGACCTCGCCAGTCTGGCGTCGGTGGAGTCGTGCGCCGCCGCGTTGTTGCGCGACGAGCAGTCGCTCGACCTGCTGCTGAACAACGCCGGGCTGATGGCCATCGACGAGGCCCGCACCGAGGACGGCTTCGAGATGCAGTTGGGCGTCAACCACCTCGGGCACTTCGCGTTGACGGCCAAGCTGTACCCGCTGCTCGCGGCGACGCCGGGTTCTCGCATCGTGAACCATTCGTCGTTCGGGCACCGACCGGGACGCATGCACTTCGACGACTTGATGTTCGAGCGGCGCCGCTACGCCCGCTGGCCGGCGTACTTCCAGTCGAAGCTGGCCAACCTGCTGTTCACCCTCGAGCTGCACCGCCGCGGCGCCAAGGCGTTGACGGCGCATCCGGGGGCGACGCGCACCGACCTCGGCCACGAGGGCACGGGCGTCACCAACTTCTTCCTGAAGCCGGTGCAGTACCTCGAGCAGCCGGCGTCGCTGGGGTGCCTGCCGCTGGTGCGCGCCGCCGTCGACCCGGCGGCGCGCAGCGGCGAGTTCTACGGCCCGATGTTCATGTACGCCGGGCCGCCGCGGCGCGAGACGCCGTCGCGCCGGGCGCGCAACGCGGCCGACGCGCAGACGCTGTGGGCCAAGTCAGAGGAACTGACCGGCGTGACGTTTCCGCTTTAGCGGCGCACCCACACCAGGTCGACGACGAACACCAGGGTCTCGTTCGGGCCGATGACACCGCCGGCGCCCTGACGGCCGTAAGCGAGGTCGGGCGGGATGGTGAGGCGGCGGCGCCCGCCGACTTTCATGCCGGCGACGCCGCGGTCCCAGCCGGAGATGACCTGGCCGGCGCCGAGGCGGAACTCGAAGGTCTCGTCGCGATCCCAGGACGCGTCGAACTGCTTGCCGTTCGAGTACGAGACGCCGACGTAGTGGACCTCGACGAAATCGCCGGGCTGGGCTTCGTCGCCGTCGCCTTCGGCGAGGTCTTCGATCAGCAGATCGGCGGGCGCGGGCGAGTCGGGGATCGAGACCTCGGGCTTCATACCGGCTTACGTTAGGAGACATGCGCCGGGCGACCGTGGCCGTGTTGGTGGTTCTCATGCTGGCGTTGGGGGCGTGTTCGTCGTCGTCCTCGTCGAGCAACGGGACGTCGTCGAACGGTGGGTCGTCGTCGAACGGGTCATCGAACAACAACGGGTCGTCGAACAACAACGGGTCGTCGAACAACGACGGGTCGTCGAACGGCGGGTCGTCGAACGGCGGGTCGTCGAACGGGGGCTCGTCGGGCGGCAGCGCCACGACGGCGCCGGGCACGCAGTCGCCCGGGACGGTGCCGTCGTCGCCCAACGTGTCGGTGCCGGCGGCGCCGAGCGGGTTCACCCTCCCCCAGCCCGACGCCAATGGCAACGTACGGGTGCCGGCGCAACCGCCCAAGGAGGTGCGCGACGAGTCGCCGCGCACGCGCCTGCGTCACTTGCCGCCGATCCCGCGGTCGTGTCTCGACGACGACCTGACGCTGCTCGACGCGTTCGCGCCGTACGTGTCGGTGCCGCTGCGCTTCACGTACTGCTTGCTCTACATCGGCAC contains these protein-coding regions:
- a CDS encoding RHS repeat-associated core domain-containing protein — encoded protein: HGDTTATADATGAKNGSTLTYDPFGQQLAGTPDNSDGNYDYGWLGSKQRGLEHEADINTIEMGARQYVPGLGRFLETDPIEGGSATAYDYTNQDPVNGSDLDGNSAKNQFGCGVNWPDGDRPYLRSSSGRTRVGQKARFHCPHNPGTMRLTITVYRKKGWFWAENMGSQSYTLTGGGDTLRPKDFSARCAGGTHTYWAIVVAEAWSPDGKYSRYSYMTPSVRLTC
- a CDS encoding acyl-CoA dehydrogenase family protein, yielding MDFDLPQDLVDYLAELDDFIETVIKPLENKDDNIRFFDHRREDARTDWDRGGLPNEEWEALLHQMRNLADEAGHYRYAFPKEYGGKDGTNLGMAVIREHLAHKGLGLHNDLQNENSIVGNNVGLLLMLEHGTDEQKAEWVPKLLEGTGGFAFGITEPNHGSDATWMETTAVRDGDEWIINGEKTWNTGIHRAQYDMIMARTSGQPGDGEGITAFLVPTNAPGFEVLEYLWTFNMPTDHGHIRLTDVRVPHSAIFGGEGRGLGVTQLFFNENRIRQAASSLGAAQYCIDMAVNYANERKPFGKPLSHNQGVQFPLVELNTQATMLRSLIRETAWKMDKYGAFSQSEQVSMCNYFANRLCCDAADRAMQTYGGLGYSRHMPFEHIYRHHRRYRITEGAEEIQMRRVAGYMFGFMKQRAPKGVSE
- a CDS encoding sulfite exporter TauE/SafE family protein, with amino-acid sequence MHVAVVVAVGAAIGVLIGLFGVGGSSVATPALSLAGVRALAAVASPLPATIPGALLAVRPYLKSGEARPKAAAWSLLGAVPATVLGALASKVVGGDGLLVLSGVMLVVVGVRVIMPITDAAREVGTARRQNRPLLVAATAGVGFMTGLLANGGGFLLMPLYLLVFGLRMRQAVGTSLIVVAVLSIPTLITHTALGHVDWSVAAWFAAGVIPTSVIGGHYSSGFGAGVQRRIFGVFLIVFGIAFTAYRLLAF
- a CDS encoding aldehyde dehydrogenase family protein; amino-acid sequence: MSDLSMIIGGERAPTEGTFGVINPATGEVFAQAPDCSKEQLDAAFDAAKKAQLDWRRDEDARRQALRDAANKMFASAGDIAPILMSEQGKPLAKAGEEVFGAGIWFNYYADLEVEPLKIQEDDFAVAHIHRRPHGVVAAITPWNFPLVLASWKIAPALRAGNTMVLKPSPYTPLATLKMVELLNEVLPPGVLNVVTGGDELGKWMTAHPTPRKVSFTGSVAAGKHVYAACAPDLKRVTLELGGNDPAIVLDDVDVEATAEKVFRGAFENCGQICSAIKRVYVPESIHGQFVEALAAKAAALKVGEGTEEGVEMGPINNAPQFERVKELVADAIAGGATAVTGGAPMDRPGYFFQPTILDNVHDGSRIVDEEQFGPALPVIPYRHLDEAIDRANATHFGLSGSVWGADIDKANAVADQLECGTSWVNAHLVLQPHQPFGGFKWSGVGVENGPWGLDAFTDIQVRYTSKI
- a CDS encoding oxidoreductase; the protein is MWTEKNIPALDGKTAVITGANSGLGLAAATVLAAHGARVIMACRNAAKAASAAEHVRQTATGPVEVISLDLASLASVESCAAALLRDEQSLDLLLNNAGLMAIDEARTEDGFEMQLGVNHLGHFALTAKLYPLLAATPGSRIVNHSSFGHRPGRMHFDDLMFERRRYARWPAYFQSKLANLLFTLELHRRGAKALTAHPGATRTDLGHEGTGVTNFFLKPVQYLEQPASLGCLPLVRAAVDPAARSGEFYGPMFMYAGPPRRETPSRRARNAADAQTLWAKSEELTGVTFPL
- a CDS encoding FKBP-type peptidyl-prolyl cis-trans isomerase — encoded protein: MKPEVSIPDSPAPADLLIEDLAEGDGDEAQPGDFVEVHYVGVSYSNGKQFDASWDRDETFEFRLGAGQVISGWDRGVAGMKVGGRRRLTIPPDLAYGRQGAGGVIGPNETLVFVVDLVWVRR